In the genome of Natronomonas salina, the window GTCGGCCGCCGGGGACGCGACGCTCCTCGTCATCGGCGCCGCGGGCCGGGGGGTCATCTCCAGGCTCGCCAGCGGGTCGCTGGTCCTCGACGTCCTCGAGGACGTGGACTGCTCGGTGCTCATCGCCGAGAAGAAACACGAGACGACCCTCCGGGAGCGGATCTTCGGCGAGTCGCAGTCCGACTCGGACGACTGACCGTCCGGTCACGGGTGTGGCCGCTCGTCGTTCAGAGGAAAATCGGAGTTCCGAATCGGGCCGTACGCTCCTCTCTCACCTGCCGTCGACCAGTTCGAACGAGGAGTCCACGGCGTCGTCGAGGCCGTCCTCGGTCGGGTCGATGTCGTCGTCGGTCACCTCGATGGGCGCGTGGGAGGGGCCCTCCTCCTGGGTTTCGGTGAGCGTCTCCTCCCCCGAGATGTCGAGGAAGATCGCCGTGAGGTCGTCGGTATCTTTGCTCATTGCTTCCGTAGATACGGGGAAAACAACGAAAGGAACTGTGCCTAATCACCTAAATTCGTGGCGTAATGGGGACATTATCCGATTGTTCGTCGTTGATTTCGGCTTGATTCTGTAATCGGTGGTCCGAATCGAGCTCGTCGAATCGCTGTCGGTAGCTGGTAGCTAATATATTAGCCAATTCAATTAACGGGTAACCGCCGCAACGATCTGGTAGCGATGTTAAAGGAGAAAGTGCAGTCGCTGTGGTCCCGCTCCCGGACGAACGGTGGTGACGCGCCCTCGACAGGCGGTTCCGAACCGGCCGCCTCGACGCCGGACTCGAAGCTGTTCAGCTGTCCGCAGTGCGACGTCGTCTACCTCGCCCTCGAGAAGGACGTCTGCTCCAGTTGCCGGGGCGAGGTCCGCGAGGTCTCGACAACCTTCTCTCACGGCTGACTCCGGAGCACGGTCGGCTCCTGTACAGTCCTTCTTCTCATTGGAGAGATCGCCCGACGCGAGTGTCCGTCGATAGCCAATCACGGATCGCGTCGGCACCCTGCCGCCCTACTTGCTCCCCTGTTAACTAGTGTATACTAACGTGTGCGTGCCGGCTAGCGACGTCTGGGTGTCGGCCGCTGCTCCCGCGGACACCCGAACTGGCGTCACGCTCCACGTGACCCTACCCCGACCTGGTCGATCCCTGCCGACCGGGTACCTCTGGCTTTCCCCTTTCGCGATGCTGGTGGCGACGGGTAGATAGATCTGTAGAACACGATCGTTGGCAACCCCTCTCAGAGATATCCTCGGAAGAAATGCTCGGTCCCCGAACGTGCCGGTCAGGCCGGCACTTCCTTCGGGTCGCGCTCCCAGTGACGGTGAGCGCGAATCGCGTCGACGAACGCCTCCGCGAACGACTCGAGGTCGTCGTCGCGGCTGGTGACGACGCCGTCGTCGGAGACCGTCCCGCGGTCCCCTTCGGAGATCTCCACTCCGGGGAGGTCGACGGTCTCGAGGAGATCCGCGCCCTCGCCGATCGCCGCGATCGGTTTCTTGTGTTTGAACGCCTCGGCGACGAAGTGCTTGGCGTCGCCCTGCTCCTGGAGCGACCGGACGTTCTGGTGACCGCCGGGGACGAAGACGGCATCGAACAGGACTGACTCCGTCGAGACGTGGTTCTTGTCGGCCTCGACGGTCTCACCGTCTTCGGATTCCTTCTCGCCAAGGACCTTCGAGACGACCTTGACACGAGCGTCGCGCGACTCCAGTTCGTCCTTCACTGCCGTCAGGTGATCGGCGTCGAACCCGTCGTCGAGGAGGACGGCGACCTTCCGCGTCTCGATGGAGTCGGCGGGCCGACTCGACATGCTCAGGGTCGGATCGGTCCGATCGTGGGTCGGCATCTCCTCGCCCGGTTCCTCGGGCGGTTCGACACCGATCCCTTCGGCGACTCGCTTTGCGAACTCGTGATCGACGTTGTTGAAGAGATCGTAGACCATCCGCTCGCGTATCTCCCTCCGGTCGACCTTCCCGAGTTCGAAGTGCGCCGCGTCGATTATGTTCTGCTGTTCGTGATCGGCCATCGAGTTCCAGAACAGCCGCGCCTGCGAGAAGTGTTCCTCGAAGCTGTCGCTCCGCTGGCGGATCTTCTCGCCGTCGATCTTCTCGGCGAAGTGCTCGTAGCCGCCCGCCTCCGCCGGCGCTTCCTGGGGATCGTCGTCGCCGATGGAGTTGGGTTTGTAGGAGGCCTTCCCTTCGTTGATCTCCTGGCGCATGAAGCCGGCCCGCTGGTTGTTGTGCCGTTCGGCCAGCGACCGGTTGATGGGGATCTCGTCCCAGTTGGCGCTCCCGAACCGGTTGAGTTGGGTGTCCTGATAGGAGAACAGCCGCCCCTGTAGCAGCGGGTCGTTCGAGAAGTCGATACCCGGGACCACGTTCCCGGGGTGGAAGGCCACCTGCTCGACCTCGGCGAAGAAGTTGTCCGGCGTCTCGGTCAGGACCATCCGACCGATGGGACGGACGGGGACCTCCGTCTCTGGGACGATCTTCGTCGGGTCCAGGACGTCGAAGTCGAAGGACTCGGCCTCCTCTTCGCCGAATATCTGGACGCCGAGTTCCCACTCGGGCTCGTGGCCGGCCTCGATGACGTCGTAGAGGTCCATCCGGTTGAAGTCGGGGTTCTTGCCCGCGATCTTCTGGGTCTCGTCCCAGACGAGCTGGTGGGTGCCGAGCTTCGGCGTCCAGTGGAACTTCACGAACGTCGCGTCGCCGTCCTCGTCGACGAGGCGGAAGGTGTGGACGCCGAACCCCTGCATCATCCGGTAGGCCCGGGGCAGCGCCCGCCCCGAGAGCACCCACATGAGCATGTGGGTGGTCTCGGGTTTGAGCGAGGCGAAGTCCCAGAAGGTGTCGTGGGCTGCGGACGCCTGCGGCATCCCGTCGTCCGGCTCGGGCTTGATGGCGTGGACGAGGTCGGGGAACTCCATGGCGTCCTGGATGAAGAACGGCGGCATGTTGTTCCCGACGAGGTCCCAGTTGCCAGCTTCGGTGTAGAACTTCGTGGCGAAGCCACGGACGTCCCGGACGGTGTCGGGCGACCCACGCGAGCCGACGACCGTCGAGAACCGCACGAAGACGGGCGTCCGTTCGTCCGGGTCCTGGAAGAGGCCGGCCTTCGTCAGCTCGGAGATGTCGTCGTACTCGCCGAGGTCCGGGTCCTCGTAGGGCTGGAAGTAGCCGTGAGCACCGGACCCCCGCGCGTGGACGACCCGCTCCGGGATGGACTCGTGGTCGAACTGCGTCATCTTCTCCCGGAAGTGGAAGTCCTCCATGATGGTCGGGCCGCGCTGGCCCGCCTTCAGAGAGTTGTTCGTGTCGGTGACGGGGACGCCGTGGTCGGTCGTCAGCGTCTCGCCCTCGGAGTTCTCCCGGACCTCCTCGAGCTGGTCCTGTTTCTCGTTGTCGGGGGTTTCTCCGTCGCCTTCACCGCTCGTGCCGCCGTCGGATCTGACAGCGTCGGAATCCGAATCGCTCCGTGACCGATCGGTGGTCGCCTCCGTTTCGTCGTCCTGGTCGCGGTCGTCGTTCCCGTTCTGAGGAGTGTCGTCAGCCATTATCGGAATGTTCCCTCGTATGGTATCTGGTGGAATCCGTACGCCAGCGGTTGGTGTCCCCGGGGCGGCGGAACTGAACCTGGTACCTCGATAATCGACCAAGGTGTCAACCGCCGCTCTAAACGTTCGACTGGGAGACGGAAAAATAGTATTATATCTAACATATATATGGTTCGCGATAAGTGTCTTCTGGCAAAGGTCACAATGCTGCTGCCGGCTCTAGATAGCCGAGAACGGCGGATTCCTCACCGATGCGCTGCAGAGTCGGCGAAGCCAGGGGAGGGATTTGAACCCTCGAACTCCCGATTACAAGTCGGGTGCTTGAACCACCCAAGCTCCCCTGGCGCGTTCGCGTCTACTCAATCGTCCGTTGTCAGGCTATCGCTTTCGGCCGACTTCTCGAACTCCACCTGGTGCGGTTCGTACCCGTGCCGGCGGTAGAACTCCCGGGCGGCGTCGTTGGCCGCCATCGCCTGCAGGCCGAGCGTGTCGACCCCCCGGTCGACGAGCGTCTCCTCGGCCGTCCGCAGCAGGGCGGTGCCGATCCCCTTCCCGCGGTGGTCCTCCTCGACGTAGATGTTGTGAACGATGCCGCGGGTGACGTCCTGCTGGAACCGCTCGGACTCCTGGCCGAAGGTGACGAAGCCGACGACGTCGTCGTCGTGGCGCGCCACGAGCGCCGTGTTGGTGACCACGTGCTTCAGCATGGTCTCGTGGACGCGGGTCCGGTTCGCGTCGGGGAGGAGGTTCGAACCGTGTCGGCGCTGGTCCGCGGCGAGTTCGACCCAGAGGTCCGCGATGTCGTCGGCGTCGAGGCTGTTGGCGAACTCGACGGTGACGCCGGCCGGGAGGTCGGGCGACACGACTACTGGTCGAGGACCTCGACGCCCTCCAGTGACCCCCCGGTCAGCATCGTCAGCGCCGCGCCCCCGCCGGTGGAGACGTGGTCGAACCCCTCGACGCCGAGGCTCCGCATCGCCGCGGCGGTGTCGCCGCCGCCCACGATACTCATCTCCGCGCGCGTGGCGGCCTTGTAGAGCTCCCGGGTGCCCTCCTCGAACAGCTCGTCCTCGAAGACGCCCGCCGGGCCGTTGAGGATGGCTGTGCCGGCGTCCTCCAGGATGTCGGCGTAGGCGGCCAGCGTCCGCGCGCCGATGTCCATCGCGGGCTCCTCGGCCGGGAGGTCGTCGAGGTCGAGTTCGACGCGCTCGCCGTCGCGCTCGACGGCGACGTCGCGGGGGACGTAGATCCGGTGGCTGAAGTCGTCCAGCAGGTCGCCGGCCTGCTTGACGGCCTCGTGGCTGCGCTCGTTGACCACCGCGGCGGAGGCGGCGCCCAGGGAGACGCCGTCGGCCAGCAGGAAGGCGTTGCCGACGATGCCCGTGGTCAGGATGGCGTCGGCCAGTCCGCGCTCGAGGACGGACCGGGCGACGTCGATGGAGTCGTCGACCTTCGCGCCGCCGAGGACGTACACGCGCGGCTCCGGGCTCTCGCCGATGTTCCCGAGGACGTCGATCTCCCGCTCCATCACGCGGCCGGCGTAGGCGGGCAGGACCGTCGGGAAGCCGACGATGGACGGCTGGCTCCGGTGGGCCGCCGCGAAGGCGTCGTTGACGTAGGCGTCGAGTTCCGGGGCGAGCTTGTGGACGAGGTGGGTGTCGGCGGCCTCCTCGGGCTCGAGGGACATGTACTCCTCCGAGTAGAAGCGGGTGTTCTCCAGCAGGACGGCGCTGCCGTCCTCGAGGTCGGCGATGCGCTCGCGGGCCGACGACGAGAACGTCGAATCGCAGTAGTCGACCGGCGCCTCGAGGAGTTCGTCGAGGCGGTCGGCGTGGACGGAGAGGTCGGCGAACTCGTCGCCGCCGGGGCGGCCCTGGTGGGCGAGCAGCGCCACGCGCGCCCCGCGGTCGCACAGCTCCTGGATGGTGTCGACGTGGGCGCGCAGCCGGGCGTCGTCGGAGAGAGAGCCGTCGTCGAGCGGACTGTTGATGTCGACGCGGACCCCGAGTGCGGCGCCCTCGGCGTCCAGGTCGTCGAGCGTCCGTATCATACTCGAGTCGTCGACTGGTCGTTACGAAAGCCTTGCGCAACGCCGGTGACCTGCGGTGATTCCCAACGGTCAGCCCCGCGGACCTGCGGACGGAGGCCCAATATGAGCCGAAGACTACTTTACCATGTGTTCCGGGTAAGAGTGTAGAGCTACATGGGCACCAGTAAACGCGGAACGTACGAGAGGGGGCGCGAACTGCTGGCCGACGACCCGGTTCGGCTGGTGCTGCTGGTGATACTGCTGGTACTGATACTGGATCTCGTCCGTCAGTTGATGGTGGGGCAGGTCGAGATCTCCGAGTTCGGCGTCATGCTCAAGGACGGCCTGATGCGCGGGCTCTTCTTCGGCCTCGCCGGGATCGGCCTCTCGATGACGTACAGCATCCTGAACTTCGCGAACTTCTCGCACGGCGACCTGATCACGAGCGGCTCCTTCGCCGGCATGTCCGTCACGTACCTCATCGCCGGCATCGGCACCGAGGCGAACCTCGTCTCGCTGCTGCTCGTCGGCGCCGGCGGCTCCGTCTTCGGGGCCAGCCTGGGCATCGGCGTCGCGACCTCGCCGCTGGCCGTCGTCGCCGGCGTA includes:
- a CDS encoding catalase; this encodes MADDTPQNGNDDRDQDDETEATTDRSRSDSDSDAVRSDGGTSGEGDGETPDNEKQDQLEEVRENSEGETLTTDHGVPVTDTNNSLKAGQRGPTIMEDFHFREKMTQFDHESIPERVVHARGSGAHGYFQPYEDPDLGEYDDISELTKAGLFQDPDERTPVFVRFSTVVGSRGSPDTVRDVRGFATKFYTEAGNWDLVGNNMPPFFIQDAMEFPDLVHAIKPEPDDGMPQASAAHDTFWDFASLKPETTHMLMWVLSGRALPRAYRMMQGFGVHTFRLVDEDGDATFVKFHWTPKLGTHQLVWDETQKIAGKNPDFNRMDLYDVIEAGHEPEWELGVQIFGEEEAESFDFDVLDPTKIVPETEVPVRPIGRMVLTETPDNFFAEVEQVAFHPGNVVPGIDFSNDPLLQGRLFSYQDTQLNRFGSANWDEIPINRSLAERHNNQRAGFMRQEINEGKASYKPNSIGDDDPQEAPAEAGGYEHFAEKIDGEKIRQRSDSFEEHFSQARLFWNSMADHEQQNIIDAAHFELGKVDRREIRERMVYDLFNNVDHEFAKRVAEGIGVEPPEEPGEEMPTHDRTDPTLSMSSRPADSIETRKVAVLLDDGFDADHLTAVKDELESRDARVKVVSKVLGEKESEDGETVEADKNHVSTESVLFDAVFVPGGHQNVRSLQEQGDAKHFVAEAFKHKKPIAAIGEGADLLETVDLPGVEISEGDRGTVSDDGVVTSRDDDLESFAEAFVDAIRAHRHWERDPKEVPA
- a CDS encoding phosphoglycerate kinase; amino-acid sequence: MIRTLDDLDAEGAALGVRVDINSPLDDGSLSDDARLRAHVDTIQELCDRGARVALLAHQGRPGGDEFADLSVHADRLDELLEAPVDYCDSTFSSSARERIADLEDGSAVLLENTRFYSEEYMSLEPEEAADTHLVHKLAPELDAYVNDAFAAAHRSQPSIVGFPTVLPAYAGRVMEREIDVLGNIGESPEPRVYVLGGAKVDDSIDVARSVLERGLADAILTTGIVGNAFLLADGVSLGAASAAVVNERSHEAVKQAGDLLDDFSHRIYVPRDVAVERDGERVELDLDDLPAEEPAMDIGARTLAAYADILEDAGTAILNGPAGVFEDELFEEGTRELYKAATRAEMSIVGGGDTAAAMRSLGVEGFDHVSTGGGAALTMLTGGSLEGVEVLDQ
- a CDS encoding GNAT family N-acetyltransferase yields the protein MSPDLPAGVTVEFANSLDADDIADLWVELAADQRRHGSNLLPDANRTRVHETMLKHVVTNTALVARHDDDVVGFVTFGQESERFQQDVTRGIVHNIYVEEDHRGKGIGTALLRTAEETLVDRGVDTLGLQAMAANDAAREFYRRHGYEPHQVEFEKSAESDSLTTDD